From the genome of Lytechinus pictus isolate F3 Inbred chromosome 4, Lp3.0, whole genome shotgun sequence:
AGTGTACAGatttaaaaacatcaaacttgaaatgatgacgaaaatataatgcaacttaatatattatgtatactaaaaggaaaagatgaagtaataaaaaaatacaataaaaaaatacaaacacatGTGGTGGTGGAAGGATGCTTATTGATAAACGtcttaattcaaacaataagaaactTAGTTTTAAGCAGGAACAAAAACGAAAGACAGGAGGGTGTCTGGGGACGAGCGAGCAGTCAAGTCCAATGCACAGCTCCAGCCAAGGATTGCTAATCCCACAACACCATTCAACCTGAGCAATGGAATTGGTTATTCAAATCCATCGCTCAGGTGGGACTTTGTAGGGTCAGCTAACTTCACCGGAGCTATGCATTAATAGGGCCGACAAACAATCACTTTCAAAACAAAACGCACTCACATTCATACCACGCTCCTCATTCATCCAACGACCATAAAGACACTAAGTCAAACAACTGAACTCACCCACCCAGCAGTCACCCCTGGCACCTTGTACTCATTAAACAtacggataaaaaaaaatatgcgggGGTGAGTGATCGCTCGTCCCAAGAATCCGTCCTGCTCAAACCTGAAAACATTTacttaaaatataaaagatgacgtagttttgtaaaatgatataaatgtcTTCCACCACATAcagaaattttgataaaaatgagtgaaatattggtATAAAAATCCAAACATCGTTTCCTATGAGGAAACAGAGCGATATCTCCATATGATAATTatgtaattaaaacaaaaatacttttattattgatgatttgaaagaaataattctCACACTTGCTAATCCTCTTAGTCACAATTTCAGTAATTCATTATCACAAGGTGTTTTCCCTGACTTATAAAAAATCGCCAAAGTCAATccaatttccaaaaaaaagacaatcctcATGAAATGAGTAATTATCAACCAATTTCTCTGCTTCCagttatatgaaaaaaatagtagaaaaaatagtatataaCATACTTTATAAATTCATTAATAAACACAATTTGCTAAATTCTAATCAATATGTCTTCAGGGAAAAATTTACTCAACAAACTTGgctttaattcaaatttatgataaaattaCAAACGCACTCGCTAAAGCTCCTTTCATAATGGTGGTGCGACTgctacaaccgttgcgattctgCGCAACATATATATTGTGACCAAGTGATCGCAAACGATGAAAGCCCCTTAACTAAGCACATGTCATTGGTATGGTTTGTGACATATAAGGCATTTGATAAACTTAATCACGATATTCTACTTTCAAAACTAAATTATTATGGTGTATGAGGTCAATCCCTCCTTTGTTTAAAGAAACCGAAATCAATTAGTCGCATTTAATGGTTATGACTCCGAATTACTTTTAGTACAGTGTGGTGTCCCTCAAGGCTCCATTTTAGGCCCGCTATTATTTCTTCTATATGTCATTAACATTTTAATACACCATccgtttaatttttattttttatttgctgacacaaataaattttttgtcataaaaatCTCACTTATTTAAACAATAtattaaatcaagaaataaagtATCACAGTGGTTTAAAGCTAACAAACTATCCTTGAACACAAAAAGACACATTACATACATTTTAGATATCATTCTCATTTAAtgatattcaaattcatttacaGGTTGACGGCACGCCATTAGAACCGAAGTCAGGTTTATGCTTACAtcgttattttgtattatgtattaTGATTTATATTGTTTATGTTACGGATTAGTTTGTATAGTTCATATAATCATGTCACAttgatattgtattatttgaacgcagaaataaaagcaaacaaacaaaaacaatataacaCCGTCAATGTCAGTtttaattctcatgaaattgcATACTTTTGTATAGATTGAGCAAGCAACGGATCCAGAATCTAACAAAAAAGCGAGGATGAAGTGTcgctattttttcaaattttcagacaagagtaaataaacaaattaatctAACTTTGTAAATGGGACTTTAAGAAGAAACAATGAAAGGTGGTAGTTTTCATTTATTGAagtgaattatttttaaaaggggAGCGCAGTTAACAACTTCATCAGGTTTGTACAAATGAGACATTAGTTTGTACCAGTGCTATGgaattttgataatttcagtTTCTACCTTTCACCACAATAATATCGggcaaaattctttaaaaagagaTTTCTTAAACTTGGCATGTGTAAATTACTAATGGTCTTGTTTGTTTGCACTACATAGGTGAGGACATCTTCTGGATGAACTATAGAGAAGCGGGCGTACAAAGATGGCGTCGGCTCGTGAAAACCAGATACGCATCATGCTTTGGGCACCTCCACGATCACTGTCTACAGCCTTTGAACGATGTATAAGCTGCCTTAATAGTGACACCATGAAGGTGGATGTTAACCATGAATTATATACAGCTGCATGTCATCTAGGTCCAAATAGACAGATCAAGATTCCTAGACTGTTTGAACCTGTGGTCTATGAGCCAAAACTGTCCTACAAGAAAGTCAAGAAACGCCTCGAGGCAGAGAAGGCCGGTAAGGATTTGGTGTTTTGTAAAGAACTAGCTTACACGGTTGCTGGGAAGTTTGACATGATCGCTGATGGCTACACACATACCTTCTTGATCCGACATCCTGCAAAGGTGTTCCTGTCTTTTCAAACATTCCTGGAAAAGTTTCCAAACAAACTCTTGAAGCTGGACCTAAGAAATGATATCCTACCAGAAGGTCTGGTATACAAAGAGATGTATGATTTGATGGAGTATACTACTCATAAACTAGGTCAGAAACCCATTGTTATAGACGCAGATGACTTAGTGGAGAACCCAGAGGAGATGTTGAAGATGTACTGTAATGCTACCGGTGTGCCATATCAAGAACCTATGACCGCATGGAGAAAGGTTAAGTACGACCTTAAGGAGTGGAGCTACTCTAAGAGACTCATGTTTGTTAATAAAGTCATGGGACAGTATGATCGTGCCTTTAGTACCTCTGAGCTTGTTAAATCCTCAAAGTCTGATATCGATATCAACTGTTTGCCTAAGAAGATCAGGGATCTGGTAGATATCGCCTTGCCGTACTACGAGCAGATGTACGAATGCCGGCTCCGACTAGACCAAACCGTACACACGTCATCGACATCCAGTACAGACTCGTCATCGATGTCGACAAGCTTTTCATTATCACAGGAATCATTACATTGTGCATCAGCCCAGAGCATAGGTGGAATTACCCGCGAACCTGGGAAGTC
Proteins encoded in this window:
- the LOC129258702 gene encoding uncharacterized protein LOC129258702; translation: MASARENQIRIMLWAPPRSLSTAFERCISCLNSDTMKVDVNHELYTAACHLGPNRQIKIPRLFEPVVYEPKLSYKKVKKRLEAEKAGKDLVFCKELAYTVAGKFDMIADGYTHTFLIRHPAKVFLSFQTFLEKFPNKLLKLDLRNDILPEGLVYKEMYDLMEYTTHKLGQKPIVIDADDLVENPEEMLKMYCNATGVPYQEPMTAWRKVKYDLKEWSYSKRLMFVNKVMGQYDRAFSTSELVKSSKSDIDINCLPKKIRDLVDIALPYYEQMYECRLRLDQTVHTSSTSSTDSSSMSTSFSLSQESLHCASAQSIGGITREPGKS